A section of the Oreochromis niloticus isolate F11D_XX linkage group LG9, O_niloticus_UMD_NMBU, whole genome shotgun sequence genome encodes:
- the LOC112847841 gene encoding homeobox protein NANOG-like: protein MKQLAEMTGLTYKQIKTWFQNRRSKFRRRSHPQHVNQGVPLHFQGEGQPPLRQQYTQHLDVNLITNGANYQGPYPHPVDNFVAGPQWTFPTSPQTLGWSMPPGNRNYEFNPGV from the exons ATGAAACAGCTGGCAGAGATGACAGGACTGACTTACAAACAG ATAAAAACTTGGTTTCAAAACAGACGGAGTAAGTTTAGGAGGAGGTCACATCCTCAGCATGTGAATCAGGGCGTCCCACTTCAT TTTCAGGGAGAGGGGCAGCCCCCACTCAGGCAGCAGTACACCCAGCACCTGGATGTAAACTTAATCACAAATGGTGCAAATTATCAGGGCCCCTATCCTCATCCTGTGGATAATTTTGTGGCTGGACCTCAATGGACCTTCCCCACCTCACCACAGACGCTTGGCTGGTCGATGCCACCAGGCAACCGCAATTATGAATTCAACCCCGGTGTATGA
- the LOC109203487 gene encoding homeobox protein NANOG-like, which yields MEDYGMHFSPDLWFSGSSLEGSLPLEELAAWAEAALAKEMRNNMFETAEAVSSSLTEEELVFAAPRNQDGSNTVTSTTCVKEEKAKVLKGRTRALFSDSQLKTLVNHFNQKHYPDPREMTELAELTGLTYKQVKTWFQNRRRKFRRSPDSQHLNQGVPLHFQGASSLSEQLDISFMRMGPLSSCCGQCCPWTSMDPPQLTSDVWLVDATRQWTL from the exons ATGGAAGATTATGGGATGCACTTTTCTCCAG ACTTGTGGTTTTCTGGCAGCAGCCTTGAAGGGAGTCTTCCCTTGGAAGAACTCGCTGCATGGGCTGAGGCAGCTCTCGCTAAGGAGATGAGAAACAACATGTTTGAGACTGCTGAAGCTGTTTCCAGCTCTCTCACGGAGGAGGAACTGGTTTTTGCTGCCCCACGAAACCAGGATGGCAGCAACACTGTCACAAGTACTACGTGTGTAAAGGAAGAAAAGGCCAAGGTGCTCAAAGGAAGGACCCGGGCGCTGTTCTCAGACAGCCAGTTAAAAACTCTTGTCAATCACTTTAATCAGAAACATTACCCTGACCCACGGGAGATGACAGAGTTGGCAGAGTTGACAGGACTGACCTACAAACAG GTGAAGACTTGGTTTCAAAACCGAAGGAGAAAGTTTAGGAGGAGTCCAGATTCTCAGCATCTCAATCAGGGCGTCCCACTTCAT TTTCAGGGAGCGTCCTCACTCAGCGAGCAACTGGACATCAGCTTCATGAGAATGGGCCCACTTTCCTCATGCTGTGGGCAATGTTGTCCCTGGACCTCAATGGACCCTCCACAACTCACCTCAGATGTTTGGCTGGTCGATGCCACCAGGCAATGGACATTATGA